From a region of the Methanomassiliicoccus sp. genome:
- the lonB gene encoding ATP-dependent protease LonB — protein sequence MSNNSSAAESVLDVDEWIESQSFQTTADIKIPDKLADQVIGQDAAVEVIKKAAEQKRHVMLIGEPGTGKSMLAKSMTEYLPKGELQDVIAYHNAEDPNEPKIRIVPAGKGKEIVTAQKKEAMVKKQQKGTMITFMIFMVLLVTFALFLTVDQDLNILLLGFIVVAILFFATRYSGTKQENYLVPKLLVTHEDGDQPPFIDATGAHAGALLGDVKHDPFQSGGLETPAHERLEVGAIHKASKGVLFIDEINMLRVESQQSLLTALQEGKFSITGQSERSSGAMVKSEAVPCDFILVCAGNLDAIQGMHPALRSRIRGYGYEVFMRSTMPDTNENRMKLIRFVAQEVSRDKKIPHFDRKAVGEIIKEAQRRGGRHGRLTLRLRELGGLVRVAGDIAREKQRPLVTAEMVVEAKRIARSLEQQIADRYLESRKEYKTFMTEGDEVGVVNGLAALNTESSMSEYSGIVLPIVAEVTPAQTKSGGRIIATGKLGEIAKEAVQNVSALVKKYTGEDISNHDVHVQFIGTYEGVEGDSASISVATAVISAFEEVPVDQTLAMTGSLSVRGQVLPVGGVTAKIEAACEAGLKKVLIPKANMNDVVLEERYIGKIEVVPVETLGEVLEKALVGGTKKESLLRKLSALVEKGNGKPSVYPAGRTTIAPQ from the coding sequence ATGAGTAATAACTCATCTGCTGCGGAGTCTGTTCTTGATGTCGATGAATGGATCGAGAGTCAGAGTTTTCAGACCACCGCGGACATAAAGATACCTGATAAGCTAGCCGATCAGGTCATCGGTCAGGACGCAGCTGTGGAGGTCATCAAGAAGGCCGCCGAGCAGAAGCGCCACGTCATGCTCATCGGCGAACCTGGTACCGGCAAGTCCATGCTGGCCAAGTCCATGACCGAGTACCTGCCCAAGGGTGAGCTACAGGACGTCATAGCTTATCACAATGCGGAGGACCCCAACGAGCCCAAGATCCGGATCGTACCGGCTGGCAAAGGCAAGGAGATCGTGACCGCCCAGAAGAAGGAGGCCATGGTCAAGAAGCAGCAGAAGGGCACCATGATCACGTTCATGATATTCATGGTGCTGCTGGTGACCTTCGCCTTGTTCTTAACGGTGGATCAGGACCTCAATATCCTCCTGCTCGGCTTCATAGTGGTCGCGATACTGTTCTTCGCCACCCGTTACTCCGGCACCAAGCAGGAAAACTATCTGGTGCCCAAGCTCCTGGTGACTCATGAGGACGGGGACCAGCCGCCCTTCATCGACGCCACCGGGGCCCACGCCGGCGCTCTGCTGGGCGATGTCAAGCACGACCCGTTCCAAAGCGGAGGCCTGGAGACCCCGGCCCACGAGAGGCTGGAGGTCGGCGCCATCCACAAGGCGTCCAAGGGCGTGCTGTTCATCGATGAGATCAACATGCTCAGGGTCGAAAGCCAGCAGAGCCTGCTGACCGCCCTGCAGGAGGGCAAGTTCTCCATCACCGGGCAGAGCGAAAGGTCATCCGGGGCGATGGTGAAGTCCGAGGCCGTGCCCTGCGACTTCATCCTGGTGTGCGCCGGTAACCTTGACGCCATCCAGGGAATGCACCCTGCGCTGAGGTCGCGTATCCGCGGCTACGGCTATGAGGTGTTCATGCGTTCCACCATGCCCGATACCAACGAGAACCGCATGAAGCTCATCCGCTTCGTGGCCCAGGAAGTCTCCAGGGACAAGAAGATCCCCCATTTCGACCGCAAGGCCGTGGGGGAGATCATCAAGGAGGCCCAGAGGCGGGGTGGCCGTCACGGACGGCTGACCCTCAGGCTCAGGGAGCTGGGCGGCCTGGTCAGGGTCGCCGGGGACATCGCTAGGGAAAAGCAGCGCCCCCTGGTCACCGCCGAGATGGTGGTCGAGGCCAAGCGCATCGCCCGCAGCCTGGAGCAGCAGATCGCCGACCGGTACCTGGAGTCCCGCAAGGAGTACAAGACTTTCATGACCGAGGGCGACGAGGTCGGAGTGGTCAACGGGCTGGCCGCGCTCAACACCGAGAGTTCCATGTCCGAGTACTCCGGCATCGTGCTGCCGATCGTGGCCGAGGTGACGCCGGCGCAGACCAAGTCGGGCGGCCGCATCATCGCCACCGGCAAGCTCGGGGAGATCGCCAAGGAAGCGGTCCAGAACGTCTCCGCGCTGGTCAAGAAGTACACCGGGGAGGATATCTCCAACCACGATGTGCACGTGCAGTTCATCGGCACCTACGAGGGCGTGGAGGGCGACTCCGCATCCATCAGCGTGGCTACGGCGGTCATCTCCGCATTCGAGGAGGTCCCCGTGGACCAGACTCTGGCCATGACCGGCTCGCTGTCCGTGCGCGGCCAGGTGCTTCCGGTCGGCGGGGTCACCGCTAAGATCGAGGCGGCCTGCGAGGCCGGGCTAAAGAAGGTCCTCATCCCCAAGGCCAACATGAACGACGTGGTGCTCGAGGAGCGCTACATCGGCAAGATCGAGGTCGTGCCGGTGGAGACCCTGGGCGAGGTGCTGGAGAAGGCCCTCGTGGGCGGCACCAAGAAGGAGAGCCTCCTCCGGAAGCTCTCGGCCCTGGTGGAGAAGGGCAATGGAAAGCCGTCGGTCTATCCCGCCGGCCGGACGACCATCGCCCCGCAGTAA
- a CDS encoding nicotinamide-nucleotide adenylyltransferase, which yields MRKREESALLIGRFQPFHNGHLEVVKSIAKECDRLIVGIGSAQLSHTFENPFTAGERHLMMSRAFHDEGLDNFFLVPIMDINRYSIWVAHVASLVPPFDAVYTNNPLTRRLFIEAGFKVRNAPMFNREIYSGTEVRRRIVQNGQWEELVPRGVAETIHEVKGDERLQDIMRDHSPEATI from the coding sequence ATGAGGAAGAGAGAGGAAAGCGCGCTCCTGATCGGCAGGTTCCAGCCGTTCCACAATGGTCACCTGGAAGTGGTCAAGTCAATCGCCAAGGAGTGCGACCGGCTGATCGTGGGCATAGGGAGCGCGCAGCTCTCTCATACCTTCGAGAATCCCTTCACCGCCGGAGAGAGACACCTCATGATGTCAAGGGCGTTCCACGACGAGGGACTGGACAACTTCTTTCTGGTGCCCATCATGGACATCAACCGCTACTCCATCTGGGTCGCCCATGTTGCTTCCCTGGTGCCGCCGTTCGATGCCGTATACACCAACAACCCGCTCACCCGCAGGCTGTTCATCGAGGCCGGCTTCAAGGTCAGGAACGCCCCGATGTTCAACCGCGAGATCTACTCCGGCACCGAGGTCCGTCGCCGCATAGTGCAGAACGGCCAGTGGGAAGAGCTCGTGCCCCGGGGAGTGGCCGAGACGATTCACGAGGTCAAAGGGGACGAGCGCCTGCAGGACATCATGCGGGACCACTCCCCCGAGGCCACCATATGA
- a CDS encoding CinA family protein yields the protein MRPEARAGEALRTNNLTLALAESCTGGLIASLVTDVPGSSEYFLASLVTYDNRSKVRLLGVSEETLAAHGAVSEEVAMEMAAGARRATGADVALSVTGIAGPGGATPTKPVGLVYFALDVRGEVRAERVVFEGDRKAVKAAAAEHALRMIASRLG from the coding sequence ATGAGGCCGGAGGCTCGGGCGGGAGAGGCGCTGAGAACGAACAACCTCACCCTGGCCCTGGCCGAATCGTGCACCGGCGGACTCATCGCTTCCCTGGTGACCGACGTCCCGGGATCCTCGGAGTACTTCCTGGCCTCCCTCGTTACCTATGACAACCGGTCCAAGGTCAGGCTGCTCGGGGTTAGCGAGGAAACGCTCGCCGCGCACGGGGCGGTGAGCGAGGAGGTGGCGATGGAGATGGCGGCCGGGGCGCGAAGGGCCACCGGCGCCGATGTCGCCCTTTCGGTAACCGGCATCGCCGGTCCCGGCGGGGCCACGCCCACCAAGCCCGTGGGCCTCGTGTACTTCGCCCTGGACGTCCGCGGGGAGGTGCGCGCCGAACGCGTGGTCTTCGAAGGCGACCGCAAGGCGGTCAAGGCCGCCGCGGCCGAGCATGCGCTGCGCATGATCGCCTCCCGGCTAGGCTGA